A single window of Mustela erminea isolate mMusErm1 chromosome 4, mMusErm1.Pri, whole genome shotgun sequence DNA harbors:
- the KCNK16 gene encoding potassium channel subfamily K member 16 isoform X2 translates to MPRAGLCSCWGGRVLPLLLAYVSYLLLGATVFQLLEKQAEAQSRDQFQFEKLRFLENYTCLDQRALEQFVQVIMEAWVKGVNPKGNSTNPSNWDFGSSFFFAGTVVTTIGYGNLAPSTEAGQVFCVFYALVGIPLNVVFLNHLGAGLHGHLATLERWEEQPRRSQLLQILGLALFLTLGTLVILIFPPMVFSHVEGWSFGEGFYFAFITLSTIGFGDYVVGTDPSKHYISVYRSLAALWILLGLAWLALILPLGPLLLHRCSQLWLLRLRQGCDTEKAPGGTHREGSAARETQVIGQDFLIWRRGLGNEDPQGTPYIPCTLPPGREKGGLFRIRERTSPLVKDPLASQVHRQVAINWGPSPLGTQQKEECYKRSTETPQAASPW, encoded by the exons ATGCCCCGAGCCGGGCTCTGCAGCTGCTGGGGAGGCCGGGTGCTGCCCCTGCTGCTGGCCTATGTCTCCTACCTGCTGCTCGGCGCCACTGTCTTCCAGCTGCTGGAGAAGCAGGCGGAGGCTCAGTCCAGAGACCAGTTCCAGTTTGAGAAGCTGCGCTTCCTGGAGAACTACACCTGCCTGGACCAGCGGGCCCTGGAGCAGTTTGTACAG GTCATCATGGAAGCCTGGGTGAAAGGTGTGAACCCCAAGGGCAACTCCACCAACCCCAGCAACTGGGACTTTGGCAGCAGCTTCTTCTTCGCAGGCACAGTTGTCACCACCATAG gaTATGGTAACCTGGCACCCAGCACGGAGGCAGGCCAGGTCTTCTGCGTCTTCTACGCTCTGGTGGGCATCCCACTCAACGTGGTCTTCCTCAACCACCTGGGCGCAGGCCTGCATGGCCACCTGGCTACCCTGGAGAGATGGGAGGAGCAGCCCAGGCGCTCCCAG ctgcTGCAGATCCTTGGCCTGGCTCTGTTCCTGACCCTGGGGACGCTGGTCATTCTCATCTTCCCGCCCATGGTCTTCAGCCATGTGGAGGGCTGGAGCTTTGGGGAAGGCTTCTACTTCGCCTTCATCACTCTCAGCACCATTGGCTTCGGGGACTATGTTGTCG GCACAGACCCCAGCAAGCATTACATCTCCGTGTACCGGAGCCTGGCCGCCCTTTGGATCCTCCTGGGCCTGGCATGGCTGGCGCTGATCCTCCCACTAGGCCCTCTGCTTCTGCACAGGTGCTCCCAGCTCtggctgctca GACTGAGGCAAGGCTGTGACACAGAGAAGGCTCCAGGTGGGACACACAGGGAAGGATCAGCAGCAAGAGAGACCCAGGTTATAGGGCAGGACTTCCTAATCTGGAGAAGAGGCCTGGGAAACGAAGACCCCCAGGGGACTCCTTACATACCCTGcacccttcctccaggaagggagaaagggggcCTCTTCAGAATCAGGGAACGGACAAGCCCACTAGTGAAGGATCCTCTTGCCTCCCAAGTTCATAGACAAGTGGCAATCAACTGGGGTCCCTCACCTTTGGGTACACAACAGAAAGAAGAGTGTTACAAGAGATCCACGGAGACTCCACAGGCGGCAAGTCCTTGGTGA
- the KCNK16 gene encoding potassium channel subfamily K member 16 isoform X1 has protein sequence MPRAGLCSCWGGRVLPLLLAYVSYLLLGATVFQLLEKQAEAQSRDQFQFEKLRFLENYTCLDQRALEQFVQVIMEAWVKGVNPKGNSTNPSNWDFGSSFFFAGTVVTTIGYGNLAPSTEAGQVFCVFYALVGIPLNVVFLNHLGAGLHGHLATLERWEEQPRRSQLLQILGLALFLTLGTLVILIFPPMVFSHVEGWSFGEGFYFAFITLSTIGFGDYVVGTDPSKHYISVYRSLAALWILLGLAWLALILPLGPLLLHRCSQLWLLSRGLSLKDRGAPEMDGLPRPQKIPISA, from the exons ATGCCCCGAGCCGGGCTCTGCAGCTGCTGGGGAGGCCGGGTGCTGCCCCTGCTGCTGGCCTATGTCTCCTACCTGCTGCTCGGCGCCACTGTCTTCCAGCTGCTGGAGAAGCAGGCGGAGGCTCAGTCCAGAGACCAGTTCCAGTTTGAGAAGCTGCGCTTCCTGGAGAACTACACCTGCCTGGACCAGCGGGCCCTGGAGCAGTTTGTACAG GTCATCATGGAAGCCTGGGTGAAAGGTGTGAACCCCAAGGGCAACTCCACCAACCCCAGCAACTGGGACTTTGGCAGCAGCTTCTTCTTCGCAGGCACAGTTGTCACCACCATAG gaTATGGTAACCTGGCACCCAGCACGGAGGCAGGCCAGGTCTTCTGCGTCTTCTACGCTCTGGTGGGCATCCCACTCAACGTGGTCTTCCTCAACCACCTGGGCGCAGGCCTGCATGGCCACCTGGCTACCCTGGAGAGATGGGAGGAGCAGCCCAGGCGCTCCCAG ctgcTGCAGATCCTTGGCCTGGCTCTGTTCCTGACCCTGGGGACGCTGGTCATTCTCATCTTCCCGCCCATGGTCTTCAGCCATGTGGAGGGCTGGAGCTTTGGGGAAGGCTTCTACTTCGCCTTCATCACTCTCAGCACCATTGGCTTCGGGGACTATGTTGTCG GCACAGACCCCAGCAAGCATTACATCTCCGTGTACCGGAGCCTGGCCGCCCTTTGGATCCTCCTGGGCCTGGCATGGCTGGCGCTGATCCTCCCACTAGGCCCTCTGCTTCTGCACAGGTGCTCCCAGCTCtggctgctcagcaggggactCAGCCTCAAGGACCGGGGAGCCCCCGAGATGGATGGGCTCCCCAGACCTCAGAAGATCCCCATCTCTGCGTGA